ttacattaaatataaGAAGCCAAAGAGATCATGAAGCCATAGCTACAACCAGTAGGCATTCTTGCTCATTACAAGTTCAGACTGCTTTGACGAGAATTGGGAATGGGATGGTTAATGGCTGCAGGAGGAAGTGTTGCAGAGATCAGAGTTTTCACTGGCTGGATCAAGACAGAGTCACACAAACTGTGTTCCTCTTCACACCTATATCCCATTCCATTTATACTATGCTATgtttgaaaaaaggaaacagcaaaaaataattataaccATAATAGTCAATATCATATTGTTTTATCAATTTTCTGGTTAGAAAAAGacagttggatttttttttaaatatttgagcaAACACTTTGATAACCTAACGCTATTGTGAAACCACAACAGTCCATGCCTAGTCTCACTCCTAAAAATGCAGTGGTGCACCTCAATTTATTGCTCCCTCAATGATAAAACATATTGTATAACTTTATGGAAGGACATATAAGCAGGAGACATGGTCTtagtgtaataaaaatattaatggcATCTGTAAATGTCATCATGCTATCAGATAGATGACAAATGTTGTGCATTTTCTACATTGAGTCAGTGATCAGATGAGGCAGTCCTTAAATATTAGTTCTCCTTGACTCGTATTTCCTGGATTCCTTTCTTGAATACTTCCTCTCATTTTCCAGAGTTCTCGTCACCAATTTCCTAGGTCATTTCCTGGCGTGACACAATCCTTGCCAGGAATCTGCTTTGTTTGCaaaagatgtgttttcagaggaGGCGTGTGGTGGAACACAAGGCACCAATGCTGTGGGACAGGACCAGCTGAAGACAAAAGCTATCCGTCTGTTTCAACACGTCATGAAGAAGGTGGGGCTTTCCAACAAAGATGGCAGGTGTGCAGAGAGAAATCCACTGGAACTACAGCagaacatttacacatttttatgtccAGTCAACATGATCCAGAGCTTCATTGTACAGAAATGCCTTCAACAGGTTCACAATAGGAAAATGGGTCAGTGAGAAGAACCAGCACAGGATCTCAGAGTTGTGTCAAAACTGACTCCTTCTTACCACATGTCTCACATCTGTGATGAAGCGCAGATATACCTAGCTATTGAGACTTTAGTTCCTTTTCCTTTACTAGAAGTGAAGGGGGAAGCaaagacttgtttttgtttactgatGTACAGCAGATTGCGTTTCTTTTTGAATAGAGGCAGATACCATGGAAAAGATTTAAGCAAGATCTAGAAATCTGTAATTCAACACGGGTTGGtagagggtttttttccccctccctctACCTCACTGAGCACTCCCACGGGAAAGTCTGAGTACGAGTAATGCAATTGCCGACAGTCTTCCTGGTTCCGTACCTTAAAGGAACagacaccttttttttttttacacctccAACTGAGGAGAAAGACTAAATTTAGACAGAGTTCTcacagctaaaagaaaaaatccctTCAACAGCAGTTCATGACAGAGCTTTCCAACCAATTCATCACCTCCAGGCTTCACATTTgacataaaatctcattatgaTCTACATGTGGAAGCTCTAACTTGTGTCAGTTTCACAAATGTAATTGAAGCTTGAGAGTAGTTGAGAAAAGACCAAAGCATCCTGCACCCTTGTTGCTTCATTTCTGGCCCTGCTTGTCTCCACCACACGACTggaaagcaaagaagaaaacctCATGCATGCAAATCTATGACTCGTTTGGAAACTAAGgctaaaaaaaaggaaaatcacacTCCACACTGAGTACTTTTAGTACTTCAACATGGACGGTATATTACAATTTGTGTGCAGATGCAGTGCAAAaagggggggagaaaaaaataaaacatagcaGCTAAGCTAATATCCAGTTTGTAAAGAAGGTTAAAAGGATGATTAAAATGCATCTTACTGCTTAATAAGTATGCTTcgtaaaaaacaacattgaatATATGACTGTTCTAGCACTGCATCAGAAGTAAAAACGGAAAATTAACTATTAACGTGGCTGTTAGAAATAATGGGCTTATTGATCAACAGGTTTTGGCATAATGGGTAGATTATAGAAGgcagtaagaaataaaaaataatgcacaAGACAAACTAATGAAAAACAACTAATAAGAGGCACCTACAGGTAAACTACGTCACAAGTTTAATACAATAATTGTCAAGCTTTATTTCTTGAAGTTAAAGAAGTTTAATGTCTTATTGTACTTTGAACTGATGTGGTTAAAGAAATCattgaaaaaaatttataaaaccaaaaatacattCTGACCTTTTCCAGCATATTTAGACATGTTGAGATTTCATAGCAATTTTACTAatgctggggggaaaaaaaaatatatcacacAGATTTATTCCTacctaaaaattaaaatcccaCAGTGGTGTTTCCCATCAAACATACTTATAACATAATTACTTAGCAATTTTAAAGGAAGGTTGCCCTTTCTAAACCTCATATCTGTAGTTTGGTAGGTTCTTGACTGTGAAAGTGAGAACCAACACCGCGGTGAGATCCACAGATCAGTCAAAGACCTTAAGATTTTAGCAGCGTAGGAGTCTGGCAAGTGATTTAAATACATCTCGAAAGAATCAGAAATGGTCATTTTAGCTACACGGACAATGGCggacatctgaaaaaaaattaaataaaacaaatatctgcAACATGTCTTTTTATTCTGGGATCTCATCAAAGGCTTTCTTGTAGAAACCTCAACTTGTAAAACCTACAACCAGATTGAAGTGATTGTCCTGTGAGCAATCATCATGCAAGATCTTGACTCTCCAACACTTTGGAGTATTCTGACAGGAAGAGGTATGGCAGACTCAGAGCAGCAACAGATGTCAAGTTTCTGTACTCCCTGCCATCTTgactttcttttccatttttcatgtGATGACATGCAGTTTGTCTGTTCATGTATAGTAGGAGTGGCCAGACATCTGGCTCAAGGTCTTTAAGGCTCTAACCGTAAAAACCTGGAGCTAAAGCTCCTGGTTATAATAAAACCCACTTGCTACTAAGATCTTTGAGTTGTTCTCACTTGCCCCACATTGCACATTTAACTGGGTTTTTGGTTCTGAATCTTGGCTTGGTCCACTTTGTCAATTGATTTGGTTTGGCTTTTTGCTTCACGCCTGCACATTCAGTCTCTGTCATGAGGATGCGGGTGTCCTCATGGACCCACTGGCTTGCATCCAAGGATTGTCAGTTAAGGGGTTAAACATCCACACCTGTCAACACTAACGCTCACACTTCACATTTAAAAGGATTTCTGGCCAATTGATTTTGGCTGAACATAAGTTTAAGAAAATGCATATAATTGGCTACAAAAATTGGTGCATCTCTTCTTCTGTCATTACCTTACAGGCCTGTTCTGTTTGGTCTTATGATGGTCTGTCTTTCTGCCCATCCCATTCCTACTGGTATGCAGACAGAAGAGGTTGTCAGTAATCAAGAAAATTTTAGACTCGCAGAAAGTAGTGTGTTGCTTACTATAATTTACTCTGACAGATACTGAGTGTTGCTGCGGTTTTTCAAATTTCTGGAAAAGATCAGTGTCAGCTGTTGTGCTACCACGGCACAAAGCATCAAGGCTTGTCGGCACCCTAATCCTTTTCAGCTTTGCTGTTCATCTGCCCCATAGTTCAATACAAATgaacaatgtcttttttttctatgagtAGTTTTAATCCTCCAGCAACCGTCTACAGATTTAATTCTCAATATTGTTAGGCAATGTGTCGGGTTACCAACAACGTAAATGTCAAACTGGTTTTCACTGTAAAGGCGGCATAGGGAATGTAACGCAACCTGTTGCGGTACAAAGCGTAATGATGCAGCAATTTGACAAGGGATGCCAAAGTAATTTATGTTGCAAAAAATCAAtgaagcaaaaaggagaagtcaCCATCTAAAAAATTATGactatattttaattttgtgaataCGAATTGTAGGATGTTAACTTAGCCCACAGAGGTAACTGCTCCTAAATATCCTAAAATCTCTTTGGTAATTATTCATATAAACTACTTTTAACAAAGAAGGCAATCAAAGCCAATTAAGcattacagaaaaaacagaaagtgaaagaaaatagaaaaaaaacccagaagctGTTCAGACCTCGTGCCACTACCCGTTATGTATGATGCCCTGTATTTGTTCACCACTTTACTCTGCCTGTATAGTCAGATCAACAACAAAACGTCAGTAACTCCACTCATGTCAAAAGCGAcataaatttcagaaattttgtagCCTGATATCTATTCAAACATCAGTGATTCAAAACGCAAGTAAGCTCAGACAGGAAAGATGCAGACAATAGGGAATGAGTCaataacaactgaaaaaaacccgattttatttagagaaactATTACTTTTACACCAAGGCTGTTTTATAAAAAACTACTGAATTTTTCttagatttaattatttctcaGAGAAGACAATTGGCACGGCTTTCTGTGATCTAATCAAAATGATTGTGTCTGAACCACAATGGCcatttaaatcatttcattatGCACTGCAACACTGAACATATTAAATCACTGAGAATGAAACTGGAGATGAATCAATCAGTGATAGAAGTCAGCCGATCTTTCTACAATAAGAGAGCTACTCTACACCAGGCATCCTCAAATAAAAGTCCAGTGttctgaaacttttagatgcgtccctgGTCCAACATGCCTCAAATGGCTGAGTTACCtcagtgcagtcaagttctccagagtcctgctagtTACCCAATTATTTGACTCGTGTGTTGAAGTAGCGATACATCTAAAACCTACAAGACACCGACATGCTTTTAGAAGGCATAAACGCATCTGTAGTTTTAAgctataaaatcatttttttgttcCGTTTGGTTTACGTAGCAAAACAGGCTGTGTGCATAAatcatgtaaatataaatataaatgtctcTCTTACCTCGTCGTTCCATCTCCTCGTCACCATCCTCAAACACATCATCATAATCATCGTCGTCTCCCTGGGAGGTGGTGAACCGGTAGCCCCTCTTCTTTAGCACGTGGCAGACCACCACCCCGGTAAGGCCCACAAAGAAGAAAGCCAGCACTAAGGCAAAAGCTAAATAGTTTGAGCTAGGTCCTTCACCCTCTTTATCAGTATTTGTGGTGTTCGCTGTGAAAAAGTAGAGGGAGGGAGGGTGGAggggtggggaggggggggggatttAAGGCAGAGAATTACAAGACAACACAATCAGCAACAAATACAATAACACATCTGGCAGAGATTTTACCTATAAGCTCATATTCGGGAGGGGGGAGactattttttattcttcaacTCTCCAAATCTTTACCGAGAGTGAAAGACCAGACCTGTGGTCTCAAATCCAGTTTACTTGAAGCAGGAATGtttatacagttgaaaccacaTTGAAACATACTACATAAAAAGACAAGCTTTTCCCCCTTACCGTCAGACATTATATCAGACTAAAATTTGTTATTTAGGTCtgttaggatttttttattactttcggCAAATTCACAAGTTTATATACAACGTCTTAGTAAATgttgaaaagattttaatctgtaaaagTCGAGCTTCCCGTCACAAATTTTCTACAGGACTGAGATCAGAGCTTCATGGTAGCCATCCTAGTCTATAGGCCATTTTGTAACTAATCTGGCTGGACTGTTACGGCCATTGTACATTTGGAAGACCTATTTGCGCCAAACTTTCAACATCCTAGCTGACGTTTTGTTACTTTAGCATCTTTTCCTATATTGTCTTGATATATTTGGACGTTTCCATGGTGTCATGCAAGGTAGCAGCATGTCTGAGGTTTAAAGGCACAGCAAtctcagtgtatgtaaactccTTAATTTTACAGTTGAAGGATTATTCtcattattctgacatttagctTTCCataagacaaacacaaacatttgattCAACTGTATGTGATAGAGTAAAAAAAACGTTTAGTACTGAAGCTTCTCCCCATCTCTAATGCATACAAATCACGTGAGCAAAaccagcaaaaacacacaaggggGCTTTTGTCTGCTTTCCTGTCCACATCAGTGAATGGATGGCATAGTCAGGGGGAATAAAAAGACTATGTTGGCACTCACAATTCAGACCAATATCAATCAGTAATTGCAAGATCCTGACTCTGCATTTAATTTGAGACGTGCCAGAGCACAACATTAAGATATTATACTGTCCCACTACCCACTCATGTGGCCTCTTCCATTGTCCCAGCCTCCTGCTGCATCAGACTGAACACATTGAACATTGTCTGCTCACTGACCGTCTTGTGACCAAATGTCTCCATGTGCTTTTGTGAAGAAATGAGTAGCTCACAGTACGCAGGCTGTTCAGCCACGACCCTTAAAGTGTCCAACAATCACAGATCAGTttgcacaggtgtcaaactctagtcctggagggccactgacttgcaacctttagatgtgcctctgctgcaccacacctgaatagaataattaggttattagcaaggctctggagaacttatctacacaaaaaggaggtaattaagctaTTTCATTCCAGTATTTTGTACTTGTGGTACATCTAAAAACTCCAGGACaatggcccttgaggactggagtttgacacccctgagtTAGAGCAATAAAACCACGACAACAGACATGGGACACTGGATGAGAGGGCTATTTACAGAGGACTTTAAGCCAAGCCAAAATAAACCTAGCCATGTATAAATCCAGAAAACATTGGAAATCCCAATTTCAAGCTGGAGTTCTTTCAAGATGATGTCAGTAGAAATActtatgacaaaaaagaaatgtctcaaTCCTGTAGGCTGCATGTTTCATAACGGCTGTGGCCAGAGAATATcacatttcttttgtaaaatatttacaggtATGTCTCTACACCAAGAAACCTGAGATTGTATAGTAAAAGGGAGAGTCAAAGACATTAACCTCTATGCTTCATTCAGTAATGCTGCTGCGTTTAGTACTCCTTCAGTAGAAGAGAGTAAACTGTTCAGCATCAAGTTAAAAATCCATCACTCCCACTTTATAGCCATTTACAGAGCCTTCTAAATGTACTTACATCTCTTAAACGGTTCCAgatgttacagccacaaaccttGAAGTGTTTCATTAGgatttttatgtgatggactGAAACAAAGTAGTGTCCAATTgtgaatttaaaggaaaattatcattttaaaatgtttaaaaacactttatgcGGTGGAAAGCTGACACTGTACCCCAAACACATCATCCCCACAGTGAGAATAGCGTTGGTGGCATCCTTCTGTGTGAATGCTTGTCCTCAGCAGTGACAGGAAAGCTGGTTGACAGACAAATACAGAGCCTCTGAAATGCAATTTTTCCCCAGCTGTTGGTCTTTTGGAAAATGTctccatttactttttttttttttttttcttctttgcaaaatagctcaagttcaTCCAGAATACTGGATGGAGAGCAcctaaatatagatttttaaaatcctaCCACCTACTAATTGGAtctaggtctgaactttgactgggccagtcTAATACATGATATGCGCCACTGCATTGGTGAGATGCTTCAATTCTTTTCGGCCTTCAAGTGTTCCTCTCCgtttagctccattcatcttcccatcaactccaACCAGCTTCATTGTCGCGGCTGAAGAATCCCCACAGCACGATGCTGTCACCACTGTGATCCATGGCGTGATGCATATTGTCAGTTTGGCATGAATATTGTTTACGTTCTTCGGAGATCTCCAGTCATAACACAACCTCTGGTAGAGTTATTGTTACCTTTAAAGAGGCTTTTTCATTATTCTACCCAGATAATGTAGTTTATACAAATCAGATTCAGTTAAATGAGGTTGAGCTCGATGAAGGTCTCTATAAATTATAAGCTATACATAAACTGTATGTAGAATAAAGATTAATTCTTGTTGGAAAAAAactaaggaaaaacaaaaacataaaaactggtGCGACCGTAACCATACACACATCAACGTCAGCACTGGAACGGAATAAAAGACTCCATCTTATTGTGGTTTTCTGTGTCCCAACACTCAGGAAATTGCAAAAGTATAGTTACTGCAACAAAACCTaacctgattttaaaaaaaaaagaaaaaaaaagtatagtCATCGCCCACAACAATACACgggggattttttttgcatcttgttAGAAgggtttaaaacattttaagaataatCCCTGGCTTTAAGTCTTACAGGTAGTTATTCTAGGAAATTGTCTGCACCAGTCATTCTCTGCCATTTTGTTATGGTTCCCACCCCCaaacaaaatatgcatttatgaGTAATGAACCATATTGAGAAATAATGCAATTGtgacatgttttataaatactGCTGTATTCACATTTCCTCAACAGTGCTCTTCCTCATCCCTCATTACGATGTTTGCAATAATCTATATGAAGTTTAGGGTCTAAGGACCAAGGTAGTGATGGATTATTAGTTTAGAGTTTGTGATTACTAGTcttaaaaagataaatgtgaatttaaaaaaaaaaaatcttaagtttAAATTGAATTGCTCTGGGGTAAAATAATTTAGCTAGTTCATTTGGGATTTGTGGTCCAACTCAATAAAAAgtaccaaaaaaaattattcttcctGAAATCGTAATTTTCTTTGGTCCAATTAGGCCTctacaataaaagaaataaatctgtctAAGGGGTGTTATGCATCTTTAGTTGGACTCACAAGCTTTACAGGCCTTTCTTAgacaataaattgttaaaaggggggaaaaatgaCTGCAGAACAGAGCTATTCAGTGACAATCCTACTGGATAACAGAAAGCAGCAGGGCTTCAAAtggaaatattgatgtttttgtttggccTATTCGCTGAATGCATGAATGACTATACAGCTGCCAAAAACTGAGCATGAACAGATTTTCTATCAACTAAACAGCTCCAAACTACCAAACAGTTAGTTTGGAGTCaataattttgcagtttttccaaaaaaaaaaaaaaaaaggatcctATTAGTGTATAATGAGAGAGAAATAACTACTTCACCAGTGGAGTATCGTTGCAAATCCTTTTGACGTTACAGTAAGACTTAGTACtaatgttattatttaaatgctACATTAACAGCAGAAAGTGTTACATTGACTtatctaaaatgtgttttatttggagggCCAACAGTCTGAACAATGTCTATACATTTTCAATCAACACAATGACAGTCAGATGTTTTGTGTTCCTCGTCACACAAGTGAAACCGACACTCGAGCAACTTCACTACACGCCGGTTTTTCTAGCAAAATATGTTGCAACGTCAACATAAAGACACGATAGTAcaacaaaagtgttttaaacAAACGTTTAAGGGAAATACATGACAAACATCACTGTCCGTGCCAGCACTAGACCGCGTTTCATCCACACACGAAACCGGAAAAGCGTGTAAACTTACTTGTGATAGGATTAGCCATTGAAAGACCCGAGGCTGGCCGTTAGGCTGGTGGAGAGGCGACGGTTGGGTGTCTTCTCGGAACCAAACTCTGGACAAAACTCAACCAAAGGAGGGAACGCCTGCCCACACCAACATGTTTCCTGCTCTGTACTGAGCGGATACGCCCTGTTTAAACTCGAACCGCCTCCGACAGAGAGAAGCACGCAGCAAACAGAGCGAGAGGGTTCGCCCTCCGCCACTCGGTTTtcgttttatttaaaaatccagaCAAATGGCGGCTTTTATCGAGTCCGAATACGCAGACTCTTACGGAGACTTcggagccccctaggggacatgtgggaattttttttttcttttgtattccCTTGCAGTTAATGTGCAAAATACATCCTGGTCTATTTGTGTACAGTCACAGTGATAGCAAATTCCAACATAAAATTGCACTTAAAAGAGCCTCatacattctttaaaaaatagtccaaatagcttggatatacagtacagaccaaaagtttggacacacctttctaattcaatgggttttctttattttcatgactatttataaggcaagaaatcccacttattaacctgacagggcaggttgacctatgaagtgaaaaccatttcaggtgacgacctcttgaagctcatcaagaaaatgcagagtgtgtgcaaagcagtaatcacagcaaaaggttgctactttgaagaaactagaatataaggggtattttcagttgttttacacttttttgtttagtgcatatatccacatgttattcatagttttgatgccttcagtgtgaatctacaatgtcaatagtcatgaaaataaaggaaactcatttaattaaaaggtgtgtccaaacttttggtctgtactgtatattttgtttctttctctccttcttaCAGAAAGCTTCTGTTTATGTCTTAGAGAAGGGATGAAAGCTCCTGTTTTGCTTTAGCATTTCGTATGTAAGTGTGTGGTACATTTGCATCCTAAAGGAAAAGATATAAAACTCCAGATATCTCACAAACGAC
The window above is part of the Xiphophorus couchianus chromosome 14, X_couchianus-1.0, whole genome shotgun sequence genome. Proteins encoded here:
- the rell1 gene encoding LOW QUALITY PROTEIN: RELT-like protein 1 (The sequence of the model RefSeq protein was modified relative to this genomic sequence to represent the inferred CDS: deleted 1 base in 1 codon), giving the protein NENRVAEGEPSRSVCCVLLSVGGGSSLNRAYPLSTEQETCWCGQAFPPLVEFCPEFGSEKTPNRRLSTSLTASLGLSMANPITTNTTNTDKEGEGPSSNYLAFALVLAFFFVGLTGVVVCHVLKKRGYRFTTSQGDDDDYDDVFEDGDEEMERRDRHETMSENDDTVGHIIQCIMKNEANSDALNAMVPNITIDLDPAGSPPLTPVSPVSPAGAGKLPFSQLHPIGGVNAGENKLPLMKRPSQRKSIRRRPSQVTVLSVGRFRVTKCDKSGKERTTLDSEGSFHSASADVPSNSKAMTHSPKEKTED